In the Deinococcus ficus genome, one interval contains:
- the coxB gene encoding cytochrome c oxidase subunit II, producing MLNTIQDRQSRTRRPSRAVRTTGSLVAALGLAALLSGCQRSDQTLFLGDMASGYNREIFFMSLWAIALSVIIFVGVSAALFYTVQKFREDKNPNAPQQFHGNNRLETLLVAVPVVIVILLSVLTVRSMARLNPVPAGTPKIDILGKQFWWNFAYPATTADAGGVVTNGNEMVMPAGRLVTLNVTSGDVVHGFWAPNIGGQRAAIPSVVRTWNVDTDRPGVYQGNCSQLCGASHANMRYKVIALSQERYDAFLAAAKAYRAPAPDAGSAEERGYNLFVNGKPETGALACAACHRVQGTPAAGAAGPDLSFFGTRRTLGAGMWEGDKARDMLEPWIKNSPEVKPGSLMPTYDGSEYTVSGKKQKGGVLTDDEIGDIAAYLRSLRLPDDADYWRDTPVIKNISAPGGQQ from the coding sequence ATGTTGAACACCATTCAAGACCGCCAGTCCAGGACGCGCCGGCCCTCCAGGGCCGTGCGGACGACCGGCTCGCTGGTTGCCGCGCTGGGGCTCGCCGCCCTGCTGTCCGGCTGCCAGCGATCCGACCAGACCCTGTTCCTCGGTGACATGGCCTCCGGCTACAACCGCGAGATCTTCTTCATGAGCCTGTGGGCCATCGCGCTGTCGGTGATCATCTTCGTCGGCGTGTCGGCCGCGCTGTTCTACACGGTGCAGAAGTTCCGCGAGGACAAGAACCCCAACGCCCCCCAGCAGTTCCACGGCAACAACCGCCTGGAAACCCTGCTGGTTGCCGTGCCCGTGGTCATCGTGATCCTGCTCAGCGTGCTCACGGTGCGCAGCATGGCCCGCCTGAACCCCGTGCCGGCCGGCACGCCCAAGATCGACATCCTGGGCAAGCAGTTCTGGTGGAACTTCGCCTACCCCGCCACCACCGCCGACGCCGGCGGCGTGGTCACTAACGGCAACGAGATGGTCATGCCCGCCGGGCGCCTCGTGACCCTGAACGTCACCAGCGGCGACGTCGTGCACGGCTTCTGGGCCCCCAACATCGGCGGGCAGCGCGCCGCGATTCCCAGCGTGGTCCGCACCTGGAACGTGGACACCGACCGCCCCGGCGTGTACCAGGGCAACTGCTCGCAGCTGTGCGGCGCCTCGCACGCCAACATGCGCTACAAGGTCATCGCCCTGTCCCAGGAACGCTACGACGCCTTCCTGGCCGCCGCGAAGGCCTACCGCGCCCCCGCCCCCGACGCCGGCAGCGCCGAGGAACGCGGGTACAACCTGTTCGTGAACGGCAAGCCTGAGACGGGCGCGCTGGCCTGCGCCGCCTGCCACCGCGTGCAGGGCACCCCCGCCGCCGGCGCCGCCGGCCCGGACCTGAGCTTCTTCGGCACCCGCCGCACCCTGGGCGCCGGCATGTGGGAGGGCGACAAGGCCCGCGACATGCTCGAACCCTGGATCAAGAACAGCCCCGAAGTGAAACCCGGCAGCCTCATGCCCACGTACGACGGCAGCGAGTACACGGTCTCGGGCAAGAAGCAGAAGGGCGGCGTGCTCACCGACGACGAGATCGGGGACATCGCCGCGTACCTGCGCAGCCTGCGCCTGCCCGACGACGCTGACTACTGGCGTGACACCCCGGTCATCAAGAACATCTCCGCCCCAGGAGGCCAGCAGTGA
- a CDS encoding heme o synthase, translated as MPDTVPTAAVGRATWRDYLALTKPKVISLLLWTTITAMFMAARGWPGLWLLVVVSVAGYMSAGSAGVFNMIIDRDIDLKMARTAKRPTSSGLISTRNAAIFGAALQILSFVMLWVWGSPLAALMSLAGFVTYVVVYTRWLKRNTWHNIVLGGAAGCFPPLVGWAAVTGDLNLFAWFLFAIIFFWTPVHFWALALMIKDEYREVGIPMLPVVHGDKLTVAQIGLYAIYTVVLSVMPVFFREVGAIYFVSALALGTWLMVLSWRLYLHVMEGNKVERRIAVPLYLYSMLYLALLFVMAAVDRVVFHHWL; from the coding sequence ATGCCAGACACTGTTCCCACTGCCGCCGTGGGCCGCGCCACCTGGCGGGACTACCTGGCTCTGACCAAGCCGAAGGTGATCAGCCTGCTGCTGTGGACGACCATCACGGCCATGTTCATGGCGGCGCGCGGCTGGCCGGGCCTGTGGCTGCTGGTCGTGGTCAGCGTGGCCGGATACATGTCGGCCGGCTCGGCAGGCGTGTTCAACATGATCATTGACCGGGACATCGACCTGAAGATGGCCCGCACCGCCAAGCGTCCCACCAGCAGCGGCCTGATCAGCACCCGCAACGCGGCGATCTTCGGCGCGGCGCTGCAGATCCTCTCCTTCGTGATGCTGTGGGTGTGGGGCTCGCCGCTGGCGGCCCTGATGAGCCTGGCGGGCTTTGTCACCTACGTGGTCGTGTACACCCGCTGGCTCAAGCGCAACACCTGGCACAACATCGTGCTGGGCGGCGCGGCCGGGTGCTTCCCGCCGCTGGTGGGCTGGGCGGCCGTGACCGGAGACCTGAACCTGTTCGCGTGGTTCCTGTTCGCGATCATCTTCTTCTGGACGCCGGTGCACTTCTGGGCGCTGGCCCTGATGATCAAGGACGAGTACCGCGAGGTCGGGATTCCCATGCTGCCGGTCGTGCACGGCGACAAGCTCACGGTCGCGCAGATCGGCCTGTACGCCATCTACACGGTGGTGCTGTCGGTGATGCCGGTGTTCTTCCGGGAGGTGGGCGCGATCTACTTCGTGTCTGCCCTGGCCCTGGGCACCTGGCTGATGGTGCTGTCCTGGCGGCTGTACCTGCACGTCATGGAGGGCAACAAGGTCGAGCGGCGCATCGCCGTGCCGCTGTACCTGTACTCCATGCTGTACCTGGCGCTGCTGTTCGTGATGGCGGCCGTGGACCGCGTGGTCTTCCACCACTGGCTGTAA